The Methanolobus sp. WCC4 genome includes the window TGTCACCTGTTAAATGTAATTCGATAATGATGTTCTATAGGATCAAAACCGGCCCTTCTGCCGGAATTGTTAGTATCGTTTGCCTGTGGCATTCCTAGCCGTTCAAATAATTCCCTGCCGATATCAACTGTTTTGCTGACCATGATGCCAGCTGTCCGCAGGGTGTTCAGACTAGGGAATAAAAACCCGCATTGAAATAAATAAGTTTGCCCTCCTTTAATGTGATTAACTAAGTTTTTGTAATCTGTGGGGATGGGGGTGGAATGGTCTGATCGTTTCTTTATAATTATCGGATTAGTTTTTGGTAGGATAGTTGTTGAAACTATTTTTATTGTTTCAAGCAAATTGGTAGGACAATCATAGAATATGCTACTCATATCATGAAAAAGCACGCTAAATGGGATAAAGCATAGTGTGCTGGTTTATTTGAAGAAAAAACAAAGGAAGGGATATTAACTTTTAAGAGTGGGGCTGTTAGGAGAATGATGAAGACTTTAAGTTTAATTTACTTTTCTAGCTTAGATTGAATTTCTTTAACTATCCCATCTTTGCCTTCTTTATTATAGTCTAAATACCCTATACTATCTGGAATGCCTACTATGGATGTATTGTCAATTCTAATTGGTAATATAAATTCAGAATCTCTTTTTTTTGCCTCTGCAGCTGCAACGCTAAACTCAAAATTTGTCCAGTCCTTTTTTGGATAGTGTTTTGAAATGAAAGGAACCACATATCTTGTATTTGTTGCATATGTTTCTTTAAAATAGCAATCTAGTCTTTTGCCCCACAAATTGCTTTTTTCATATTCATCATAAAAAACTGAAATTGAGCTTTTTACTAAATCCCCAGCAATTTCTTCAACAATACTTCGATCTTCTCCTGCAAATGAAAAAGCAATATCATACTTGAATTCATTATATTTTTTTAGGATAGCATCGTTTGCTCCATCATAATTAGAATAATTGATGTTAATTTCTAACTCTTTATTTCTTTCGTCTTGTTCTTTTATAAAATAGTTAAGTACATTAATGCCAAATTTTAAGTTATCATTTTCTATAAAGTCAACTAAATAATCTTCAAATAAGTATCCTGTAATTAATACGTAGAATCCCCCCATTTCGTTTACTTTTCCAAATGTGAGAATTCGATTATCAACAATCAAGTCTTCTCTACTTACTACTTGAGTAGTCGGATTTCCATGCAGTAAATCTCTACAAACCAAATTTGTCTTCTGGTGAAATGGATCACTAACTGCAATTTTGTCAATATCGTTGAATATTTGATGATATGATGTATTAAATTGATACTTTTTGTCTATGTTAATTATAAACTCTTTTAAACTTCTGAAGTGATGTTTTCTATCAAAACCAATAATTTCATCATTTTCGTTCATATATGTGTCAATACCTAAACCTAAATCTAATGCCTCTAAAAATTGATTTATTTTTGATAAATTATTGGAGTTTAAATCTCCATTGCCAATAGTGTGAAGTATTATCCCTCCTTTGGAGAAAAATTCCTTTACAGTACTAGCTTCGATTTTTGAAAAATCACTTTGTGGTTGTGGAGTTCCTTCAATTATTAAAACATTATATTTATTTTTTAAAAAATCATGTGTAGAAATGAGTTCATTTTTAAATTTACTATCTGGTAGTTTTTTATGTATATCATCATCTATAATAGCAAATTTACTATCAACAATAGATTCCTGTTTTAATATTGATATGAAATTTTTTAATTTTGTATATGATGATGTATGAGACCTAGGTTTGATATATAAGTGTATAATTTTTGTATTCATCATTTCAACTCTACTATATTTGTTATATATATGTAAAATTGATTTATGAATTTATATTATTTGCTACTCGATAATAATGTCTAATTTTAACATTCCAATCAAATCTTCAGAACTATCAAATTAACGATGTACAATCTATATCGAACCTGACTGAAATGCACGTAAAACCGTCAAACCAAAGCAGACATATTAACAGAATCAAAAACAGAGACCAATATGTCTCCTGTCCGTGCCGTCCGTGACAAAAAAATGTGGAGAAAAAAAGGAGGTGTGTTCCGTTATTAGCGGAACAATGAGTCTATTAGTAGCACTTACATTCCGACAACGAGGTTGCCAAACCAGCAGACGTCGTCTTTGGAATTCATGATGGTTGGCTTGAGCACATTCATTCCTGATTCCACGATGTGGGAGGCTTCGAATATCTGGGCGAGCTGTGACTTGCCTTCTTCAAAGAGGTCGCCTACGACTTTCATGCCTTCGATGAATCCCTGTTCTATAAGTTCCACAGGACTGATCCCTGCTTCAAGAGCTTCATGGGCTATTCTTTCGACGGCGCTTTCGTCGAGATCTATAACGGCATGCTTTGCCATATCGATGATCTCTTCCTTTGTTGGGTTCATATATCTCACCTTTATTTTGGTGTAATTCCTGTTGTTCTTATCTATATTATAGTGTTGATCGTTCTTTTATTCCTGCCCTATACAATTCCCAGATCAAAAGCCAGCGACAATACGATAGCTATTATCGAGAAGACAAATATCACCAGGTAATTCAGGCGTTCCTTTGAGACTGACAGACTCCACATGATGTATTCCAATCCGCGATAGTCCTCTTCGCTCAAAGTTGTCCTGCTCACTATCTTCTCGAGCAGTTCCAGGTTCCTAAGAACGCCTACCCGGCGTGTTGCTATATGATACCTGTGTGCAAAGAACACCAGATACCCTATAACACCCAGGTAGAACAGAGCTTTCGCCAGTATCCCGTTATAATAATCAGCGATTATTATCAGTCTCAGGAAGGCTGCGGAGATCAGTCCTATCCAGAAATAGAACTGCACCTTCCTCAGGCTGCTGCCCTCAGGGATATGTATGTTATTCAGATTTGTGACTGTTTGAGTCATTTTTGATTCTACCTGTCTTTTTTGTTGTATCTGTTTCCAGCAGATCGTTTTTGGTTTCGTTTTTGCTGGAAGACAGAATCTTGTTACCGCCTTAATATTATTTAAAGCTATTGCTTATTCACTTCTGTTAAGTTAAGGTTCATCTGTAAAGGTGGTCTGGTTGGATGTTCAGGGGAACGTAAAACAAAGTCATCATAGGTCAATTATGGTGAGGACATCTGGATAAGAGGGCCAGAAGGAGAGAGGGACGACCATCCACGTTATCTTTCCTATTGATAACAATGATATCCCTTTGTTTGAGAATGATGAATATCCATATTCAAGTGCATATGGGGATAAATAAAACAAGCAAACTTTATGAGAAAGAATGAAGGAAAAAGATGTATAAAAAAGATATGATCAAGGAATTAACATTCCAGACAGTCTACAGGTCTTTTGAAGAATGCCTTGACCATGCCATTATCATCGACTTCTTCTGAGAAACGTATGAGCTCCCAGCCGTCCATGCCAAGCTTGTTGAGATCTTCCTTCGTGCTGTTCCATTCTCCATAGTGTACAGACCTGATATCATATTCCCATGGTGCCATTTTATAACCTCTTTTTATTTGATATTGAATGTGATCATACTTGAGTATATAATAAGGTACAATTGCGTGATATAAATAACTTGTCAAAAAACAAGCTTGTGCTCAAATCAATTAGATCTTACTTAGGTGAAGGATCAGGGATAGAATATTGTCATCTTCAGATAGAAAACAGATAGAAAAGAAAAAATGAGATGACCCTATTGGGACAAAATAGATTAAGCTGGACAGCTCACTGACGTGAAAGCTTTTTAATGCTCTCAGGATCCCTCTTATTTTCTGAGATACCTTCAAAGAGCCTGCTCTTATCGATCCACATGTCTGATGCGCTCTGCAGACCCTGAGATTTATGAGGGGCATACTCAATTCCAAAAGCAGGAATGGGATTTTCGCCAATTGATGGGCTCCTTAATGAATCCTGAAGCATCTCGCGGCCAGATATCCTTTTTGTCTTCTCTTCTGCTGATATCTGCTCTTCTGTCTTGTTCTCTGTCATATGTTACTAGATTGATCTTATAGCTATTAAAGGATTCTGACAGGTGAAACGAATACATCAGGCATTCCGGATGCAATTTCATTCGAAAGGATGTGAAAATACGGAGCATATATTTATTACAGAGTAACTCCAGTATTTTTATGGGGAACTTAGCGAGTGGTTTTCTTTAGTTCATTTTGAAGGAGTTCACATGAGGTTGGAAAGAGACACTCTGGGAGAAGTGGAAGTACCTGATGATGTTTATTATGGTCCGCAGACAGCAAGAGCTGTGGATAATTTCAGGGTCAGCGGCGAAAGGTTACCTGTCGAGTTCATTAAAGCCCAGGCAGCCATAAAGATGGCATCAGCAAAGGCTAATATGGAACTTGGAAAACTTGATCATGAGATAGGTGAGCCGATAATAGAAGCTGCTTTTGAGATAAGGGATGGGAAACTGCTGGAACAGTTCGTTGTGGATGCATTCCAGTCCGGCGCAGGTACATCACAGAACATGAATGCCAATGAGGTCATTGCCAACCGGGCACTTGAGATCGTTGGATATGAAAGAGGACGATATGACATCATCCATCCCAATGATCACGTTAACATGTCACAGTC containing:
- a CDS encoding TIR domain-containing protein, which translates into the protein MMNTKIIHLYIKPRSHTSSYTKLKNFISILKQESIVDSKFAIIDDDIHKKLPDSKFKNELISTHDFLKNKYNVLIIEGTPQPQSDFSKIEASTVKEFFSKGGIILHTIGNGDLNSNNLSKINQFLEALDLGLGIDTYMNENDEIIGFDRKHHFRSLKEFIINIDKKYQFNTSYHQIFNDIDKIAVSDPFHQKTNLVCRDLLHGNPTTQVVSREDLIVDNRILTFGKVNEMGGFYVLITGYLFEDYLVDFIENDNLKFGINVLNYFIKEQDERNKELEININYSNYDGANDAILKKYNEFKYDIAFSFAGEDRSIVEEIAGDLVKSSISVFYDEYEKSNLWGKRLDCYFKETYATNTRYVVPFISKHYPKKDWTNFEFSVAAAEAKKRDSEFILPIRIDNTSIVGIPDSIGYLDYNKEGKDGIVKEIQSKLEK
- a CDS encoding B12-binding domain-containing protein; translation: MNPTKEEIIDMAKHAVIDLDESAVERIAHEALEAGISPVELIEQGFIEGMKVVGDLFEEGKSQLAQIFEASHIVESGMNVLKPTIMNSKDDVCWFGNLVVGM